The DNA region GCCTGACCGATCGGCTGGACTACATCCAGGGGCTGGGCACGACCGCGATCTGGCTGGCGCCGGTGTTCAAGAACCGGCCCGTGCAGGGCAAGGGGGACGACGTCTCGGCCGGCTACCACGGCTACTGGATCACCGACTTCACCCAGGTCGACCCGCACTTCGGCACCGCCGCCGACCTGAAGAAGCTGGTCGCCTCGGCCCATCGACGGGGCATCAAGGTCTACCTCGACGTGATCGTCAACCACACCGCCGACGTGATCACCTACGCCGAGGACAGGTACAGCTACCTCGACAAAAAGACCGCGCCGTACCGCGACGCGCAGGGCCGGCCCTTCGAGGACCGCAACTACGCCGACGGCAGCCGTACCTTCCCGCAGGTGAACAACCGGTCCTTCCCGTACACCCCGACCTTCGCCAGCCCGGCGGACGCCAAGGTCAAGGTGCCCGGCTGGCTGAACGACCCGACCATGTACCACAACCGGGGTGACTCGACTTTCGTCGGGGAGAACAGCGAGTACGGCGACTTCTTCGGCCTGGACGACCTGTGGACCGAACGGCCCGAGGTGGTCCGGGGCATGACCAAGATCTACGCCGACTGGGTACGCGACACCGGGGTGGACGGGTTCCGGCTGGACACCGTCAAGCACGTCAACATGGACTTCTGGCCGCAGTTCAGCCAGGGCATCGACCAGGCCGCCACCCGCGCCGGCAAGAAGGACTTCTTCATGTTCGGCGAGGTCTACAGCGCCGACCAGGAGATCACCTCCAGCTACGTACGGCAGGGCGGGCTGCCGGCCACCCTGGACTTCGCCTTCCAGGAGGCGGCCCGGGGCTACACCGCCGGCGACGGCTCCGCCAAGACCCTGGCCGAGGTGTACGCCCGCGACGACCTGTACGCCGCCCGGGACACCCACGCCGGTCGACTGCCCACCTTCCTGGGCAACCACGACATGGGTCGGATCGGCTCCTTCATCGCCGCCGGCCCCACCGACCCGGCCACCCACCTGCGCCGTGACCAGTTGGCCCACGAGCTGATGTTCCTCACCCGGGGCCAGCCGGTGATCTACTCCGGCGACGAGCAGGGCTTCACCGGGGCGGGCGGGGACAAGGACTCCCGGCAGCCGATGTTCGCCTCCCGGACCCCGGACTACCTCGACGACGACCTGCTCGGCACCGACCGCACCCACGCCCAGGACCAGTTCGACCGCGGCCACCCGCTGTACCGGACCATCGCCGCCCTGGGCCAGCTGCGCCAGGCCCACCCGGCGTTGCGCGACGGGGTGCAGGTGACCCGGCACGCGGCCGAGGGGCCGGGGGTCTTCGCCTTCTCCCGGTTCGACCCGGACAACCGCACCGAGTACCTGGTGGCGGTCAACAACGCGGCCACCCCCCAGACCGTCACGGTGGACACCTGGTCGCCCGGTGCCACCTTCGCCGGGGTCTACGGCAGCACCGGTCGGCCCAGGGCGGCCGGCGACGGCAAGCTGACCGTGACCGTGCCGCCGCTGTCGGCCGTGGTGCACCGGGCCGGCAAGCCGGTGGCCCTGCCCACCACCAAGCCGGGCCTGACCATCACCGTCCCGGAGGCACCCCAGGCCACCCGGGCCGAGGTCACCGCCCAGGTGACCGGGGACCCACTGGCCACGGTCACGATGGCGGCCCGGGTCGCCGGTGGCCGGTGGACCCTGCTCGGCACCACCCATCGGGCGCCGTACACCCTGCACCACGACCTGACCGGGCTGGCCGCCGGCACCAAGGTCGACTACCTGGCGGTGGTCCGCGACGGGCGGGGCCGCGCCGCGACCGCCCGGGGGGCCACCACGGTCGGCACCCCCGACCAGGTCGGCTCCTCCCGGGACTGGCTGGTGGTGCACTACCAGCGGCCCGACGGCGACTACCCCGACTGGGGGCTCTACACCTGGGGTGACATCGACCCCGAGTACGCCACCGACTGGCCGAAGGGGCAACCCTTCGCCGGGACGGACGCCTACGGCCGGTTCGCCTGGGTGAAGCTGAAGCCGGGCGCGAAATCGGTCGGCTTCCTGGTGGTCGATGCGGACGGCACCAAGGACGTCGACAATGACCGGGTGGTGGATGTGACGCAGACCGGGGAGGTCTGGGTCAAACAGGGTGACCCGGCGACCTACCAGAGGCGGGAGGAGGCGGCCGGTGGGCCCGCGCCGCCGGTCGAGGAGGGCACGGCGGTGCTCCACTACCGCCGGTCCGACGGCAACTACGAGGGTTGGGGCCTGCACCTGTGGGACGGCGCCGCCAACCCCACCGACTGGGCGCGGCCGATGCCGCCGACCCGGATCGACTCCTTCGGCGCCGAGTTCCGGGTGCCGCTGGCCGAGGGCGCTACCGGGCTCAGCTACATCATCCACCGGGGCGACGAGAAGGATCTGCCGCAGGACCAGCGGCTCGACTTCGCCGAGGCCGGACGTGAGGTGTGGTTGCTGGCCGCCACCCCGGGCCGGCTGCTGCCGACCACGGCCACCGGCACCGGTACGGACACCGACATCGGCCGGCAGAAGGCCCACTGGATCGACCGGTCCACCGTCGCCTGGCGCACCGGCGCAGGCGACGGCAAGGCGTACGCCCTGGTGACCGCCCCGGCCGGCGGGGTGCGGGTGGTCGACGGCGAGCTGGTCGGGGCGTACACCTCGCTGCCGTTGACCGCGCAGCGCAACGGGCTCACCGAGGCCCAGCGGGCGGCCTTCCCGCACCTGTGGGACCACCGGACCTTCACCCTGGACCGGCGGGACCTGGC from Micromonospora sp. NBC_01739 includes:
- the pulA gene encoding pullulanase-type alpha-1,6-glucosidase, whose amino-acid sequence is MKPPPKPRSALFPLVLLLTLTLLGAPVVVHQSPAVAAPGTGSLSPTGAVTWQSEPSAKALLAAGANSARAEQFYFVLPDRFANGDPRNDRGGLTGDRLRTGYDPTDKGFYQGGDLKGLTDRLDYIQGLGTTAIWLAPVFKNRPVQGKGDDVSAGYHGYWITDFTQVDPHFGTAADLKKLVASAHRRGIKVYLDVIVNHTADVITYAEDRYSYLDKKTAPYRDAQGRPFEDRNYADGSRTFPQVNNRSFPYTPTFASPADAKVKVPGWLNDPTMYHNRGDSTFVGENSEYGDFFGLDDLWTERPEVVRGMTKIYADWVRDTGVDGFRLDTVKHVNMDFWPQFSQGIDQAATRAGKKDFFMFGEVYSADQEITSSYVRQGGLPATLDFAFQEAARGYTAGDGSAKTLAEVYARDDLYAARDTHAGRLPTFLGNHDMGRIGSFIAAGPTDPATHLRRDQLAHELMFLTRGQPVIYSGDEQGFTGAGGDKDSRQPMFASRTPDYLDDDLLGTDRTHAQDQFDRGHPLYRTIAALGQLRQAHPALRDGVQVTRHAAEGPGVFAFSRFDPDNRTEYLVAVNNAATPQTVTVDTWSPGATFAGVYGSTGRPRAAGDGKLTVTVPPLSAVVHRAGKPVALPTTKPGLTITVPEAPQATRAEVTAQVTGDPLATVTMAARVAGGRWTLLGTTHRAPYTLHHDLTGLAAGTKVDYLAVVRDGRGRAATARGATTVGTPDQVGSSRDWLVVHYQRPDGDYPDWGLYTWGDIDPEYATDWPKGQPFAGTDAYGRFAWVKLKPGAKSVGFLVVDADGTKDVDNDRVVDVTQTGEVWVKQGDPATYQRREEAAGGPAPPVEEGTAVLHYRRSDGNYEGWGLHLWDGAANPTDWARPMPPTRIDSFGAEFRVPLAEGATGLSYIIHRGDEKDLPQDQRLDFAEAGREVWLLAATPGRLLPTTATGTGTDTDIGRQKAHWIDRSTVAWRTGAGDGKAYALVTAPAGGVRVVDGELVGAYTSLPLTAQRNGLTEAQRAAFPHLWDHRTFTLDRRDLAKVPAALRGQVLVTERAADGTLLGATGVQLPGVLDDLYAPATAARLGATFTGGVPTLAVWAPTARSVSLELFDSPTAPPRLIEMRRDDRTGVWSVRGARDWTGRYYRYRVQAWQPAAQQMVTAAVTDPYSVALAADSTHSQIVDLADPKLAPPGWAKLRKPAAPPAAKVQISELSVRDFSIADTTVPADRRGTFLAFTDPNTAGMKHLRAISDAGVNHLHLLPAFDFATIPERRADQRQPDCDLAALPPDSERQQECIAAVRERDGYNWGYDPLHYTVPEGGYAVDPDGAGRTTEFRQMVAGINGAGLRVVLDVVYNHTSAAGTDPRSVLDQIVPGYYHRLLDDGTVATSTCCANTAPEHAMMGKLVVDSMVTWAKAYKVDGFRFDLMGHHPKANILAVRAALDKLTVARDGVDGRKILLYGEGWNFGEVADDARFVQATQANMAGTGIGTFNDRLRDAVRGGGPFDDNPRQQGFASGLFSDPNGDPINGSTAEQRARLLHQQDLIKVGLVGNLRGYRFTDSAGRTVTGDQVDYNGSPAGYTDSPGEAITYVDAHDNEILYDALAYKLPQATPATDRARMQVLALSTVVLGQGAGFVTTGTERLRSKSLDRNSYNSGDWFNQIRWDCAQGNGFGAGLPPAEDNRDKWPYAKPLLADPLLVPDCAAIELTDARYAELLRIRNSSPVFGLSTAQEVQRRVSFPLSGTGETPGVLTMTLDARGLGGAWKSVTVVFNGTPEAATQRVTGLRGADVTLHPMLRSSADPVLRTAAFAASTGTFTVPARSVAVFVQR